Proteins from one Panicum virgatum strain AP13 chromosome 7K, P.virgatum_v5, whole genome shotgun sequence genomic window:
- the LOC120641573 gene encoding calcium-dependent protein kinase 13-like, translating to MGNACGGALRSKHLPSFKHAASQRQDSEYSAADDSPKKPSTRAPTPPAATDAHAGHASAPPAAGMRRGGAGAPPDLGSVLGHPTPNLRDLYALGRKLGQGQFGTTYLCTELATGVDYACKSISKRKLITREDINDVRREIQIMHHLSGHRNVVAIKGAYEDQLYVHIVMELCAGGELFDRIIQRGHYSERKAAELTRIIVGVVEACHSLGVMHRDLKPENFLLANKDDDLSLKAIDFGLSVFFKPGQVFTDVVGSPYYVAPEVLCKSYGPVADVWTAGVILYILLSGVPPFWAETQQGIFDAVLKGVIDFDSDPWPVISDSAKDLIRRMLNPRPAERLTAHEVLCHPWIRDHGVAPDRPLDPAVLSRIKQFSAMNKLKKMALRVIAESLSEEEIAGLKEMFQTMDTDNSGAITYDELKEGLRKYGSTLKDTEIRDLMDAADIDNSGTIDYIEFIAATLHLNKLEREEHLVAAFSYFDKDGSGYITVDELQQACKEHNMPDAFLDDVINEADQDNDGRIDYGEFVAMMTKGNMGVGRRTMRNSLNISMRDAPGAF from the exons ATGGGCAACGCATGCGGCGGCGCCCTTAGATCCAAGCACCTGCCCAGCTTCAAGCACGCCGCGTCGCAGCGCCAGGACTCGGAGTACAGCGCCGCCGACGACTCGCCGAAGAAGCCCTCCAcccgcgcgcccacgccgcccgccgccacggACGCCCACGCGGGCCACgcgtcggcgccgcccgccgccgggatgaggcgcggcggggcgggcgcgccgccggacctcgGCTCCGTGCTCGGCCACCCCACGCCCAACCTCCGCGACCTCTACGCGCTGGGCCGCAAGCTCGGGCAGGGGCAGTTCGGCACCACCTACCTCTGCACCGAGCTCGCCACGGGGGTCGACTACGCCTGCAAGTCCATCTCCAAGCGCAAGCTCATCACCAGGGAGGACATCAACGACGTGCGCCGCGAGATCCAGATCATGCACCACCTCTCCGGCCACAGGAACGTCGTCGCCATCAAGGGCGCCTACGAGGACCAGCTCTACGTGCACATCGTCATGGAGCTATGCGCCGGGGGCGAGCTTTTCGACCGGATCATACAGCGCGGCCACTACAGCGAGCGCAAGGCCGCCGAGCTCACCAGGATCATCGTCGGGGTCGTCGAGGCCTGCCACTCGCTCGGGGTCATGCACCGGGACCTCAAGCCCGAGAACTTCCTGCTCGCCAACAAGGATGATGACCTCTCGCTCAAGGCCATCGATTTCGGGCTCTCTGTCTTCTTCAAGCCTG GTCAAGTTTTTACCGATGTCGTTGGTAGCCCATATTATGTTGCTCCAGaagttttgtgcaaaagttATGGACCAGTAGCTGATGTCTGGACAGCCGGTGTCATTCTCTACATTCTCCTAAGTGGTGTGCCCCCATTTTGGGCAG AAACACAGCAAGGGATATTTGATGCTGTATTGAAAGGTGTCATCGATTTTGATTCTGACCCCTGGCCTGTGATTTCTGATAGCGCAAAAGATCTTATAAGGAGAATGCTGAATCCTCGCCCTGCGGAACGCTTAACAGCACATGAAGTTCTAT GTCATCCATGGATTCGTGATCATGGAGTAGCTCCTgatcgtccacttgatccagctgTCTTATCTCGCATTAAACAATTCTCTGCAATGAATAAATTGAAGAAAATGGCTTTACGA GTTATAGCTGAGAGCCTCTCAGAGGAGGAAATTGCTGGGTTGAAGGAAATGTTCCAGACCATGGACACTGATAACAGCGGTGCAATTACATATGATGAGCTAAAAGAAGGATTGAGAAAATATGGCTCCACACTAAAGGATACTGAAATTCGTGATCTTATGGATGCA GCTGATATCGACAACAGCGGAACAATTGACTATATAGAATTCATTGCTGCGACGTTGCATCTCAATAAGCTGGAACGTGAGGAACATCTTGTGGCAGCCTTTTCATATTTCGACAAAGATGGTAGTGGCTACATCACAGTGGATGAACTGCAGCAAGCTTGCAAAGAGCATAACATGCCAGATGCTTTTCTTGATGATGTCATTAACGAAGCAGATCAGGACAAT GATGGCCGCATTGACTATGGAGAGTTTGTTGCCATGATGACCAAGGGCAATATGGGAGTCGGTCGAAGAACAATGAGGAACAGCCTGAATATCAGCATGAGGGACGCACCTGGTGCATTCTAG